The genome window aaaattttcttttgtttattgttaatgatttttttatttatatgaataattatcagtttattttattagataatagtatgatttttttaatttatactttaattttttttaaaaaataacctgcatccctaaagttttttttaaagagaaatttCCGAGCCGCGGGTCAAATAGTGTAATCAATATACGTTGTGATCACTCATCTATATAATACCATGGAACCTGCAGCACCGAGCACTCGCCTGTATCCAACCTCTCCTTGGTTTAAATCATCTGCATTTTCTTCCGTCATGCatctaaaaactctttaaatgttttcattaattatttaatatgttatgGGATTTTCAAATGTCGTGGGTGTTTGGTCTAGTGGTATGATTCTCGCTTCGGGTGCGAGAGGTCGCGAGTTCGATTCTCGCAACACCCCTCTTTGATATATCCTGCCCTTTTTCGCTATCACTCCTTTACTGGACCATCATGGGCCTTTGTGGCCCATAGATAGAACCCAATCTTGGGCttcaaatttttagggttataCAAAAAGAGGCAAACAAATGCAGTGCCCCTTCAATCGAGCGCTCGTTCTCCTGCTTTCTATCGcgaccaacaaaaaaaaaaaaaaaaaagagtccatCAAAGTCTTCGTTTCAGTCATGAGCAGATCGGGGCAGCCACCAGATCTCAAGAAGTAagcatttttttcccttctttataGTGGCTAGTTGGTTAATTTCGTTTTGAGCTGTATCTCTCTCTaattgttctttgttttctttttacagGTACATGGATAAGAAGCTTCAAAGTAAGCTCTCCTCAactcccttttattttctctgttttttattcACAGTTTGTGTATGCTGGTAAATAATAGAAGTATCAGATGGAGAATTTTAGGTTTGATATTATGTGTAAATTCtttatctatatataatttttttagtggtttTCTGTTGGAAAAATATATCTGTTTTGCAACATAAAAGAGTGTtgcttctcattttttttttttttaaatgtttgtgTGAACTTCTTGTTGGTGGATTCAGTTGATAACAACCGAGAAATTTGTTGTCttgaattgatgtttcgttGTTTAATGCGGTAAGTAATTGATAAGCTTGTTAGAGACAAAGAAGTTGGTTTGTAGCTGTATTTGCTGTGGTTAATTTTTGTAccttgttataattatttattagcgacttatttttatttagaatccATAAGAACAGCTCGGGCGTGAAATCAGCTCCCCAGATATGCAGAAATAATCTTTAAGTTACTTTTTGGCTGGTCTTTGGAAGTCTGAAGGGTTTAGAAATTTGGTTAAAATCTTCAATTGGTTTAAGAACAGGAAATCAGCTTATGAGAGCAGGTATATATGTTCTACTAGTACTAAATTGATGAATGTACGTGCTGGAGTTTTTGAAGGAAAGATTTATGGTGTTTGGTTTGGATACTGTATCTGGACGTCCAGGGTAGAACAGTAGAGCTTTTGGGGTTCTAGCTTTCTGATGCCGGCTTCAATATCTTGAAGCTATGAAACGTCAAAGTGAAAATGTAAAATTGCAtgcaaaattaaatgaataattataaaatctgaGCCTCACCCCTGGGATTGCCTAGGCAATCATGTTCTTAAGCAAGTTTTCAGAGCTGCTTAAAATTCTTCAAAACTGATATTCCACTCAATTAGGAGTTTGACATTGATGTAAAATGGAATAAAGCACATCGATAAGAGACCTTGTGCAAGAATTGTTGATAAACAACTATTGTACAGAGGAAACAGCCCTGTACTCAGTTGAGAATTTCCAtctttaattggtttatttccGACTGGTTTTCTGGCCCTTTAAGTTACCTATTAACGCTCTATTTGTCTGTGTTTTATGTTATCATGATATTTGaagaagttgattttttattttttcaaatgcaGTCAAGCTGAATGCAAATAGGATGGTGGTCGGAACACTCCGTGGGTTTGACCAGTTCATGAATTTGGTGGTTGACAACACTGTGGACGTGAATGGTGATGAGAAAACTGACATAGGCATGGTGGTGAGTCACCGTacaccatttttcttttccagttTATTTAAATCATTACTTAAGAATTTTTCTCCAATTATTGgcccatgtttttttaatttagtttcactTTCTTTCTGCAGGTGATCAGAGGCAATAGTGTTGTCACTGTTGAAGCGTTGGAACCTGTGACCAGAACGCAGTGATGAATGGTTTTGTACTCGTAGCGTTCTAGGATGGCTTTAACTCTTATGCTTTTTTACTCAGATGTGTACACTTGTATGAGATGAagaagtttaatattttatgacgCAATGAAGGTCATATGAATCCTTTATTTGACCAGTGATTCTTGCTGTCCCCCCCTCCTTTTGAAACATACTAGTATTTCAGCTCTAGATATTGAGCTAGCGGGCTaagggaacgtttgggaacgctgCTGCAgctgtgttttcaaaaaatttaaattttttttttttttactaaaatttaatatgatttgtatgttttggattgttttgatgtgctgatgtcaaaaatgatttttaaaaaataaaaaaatattattggcatgcatttaggcacgaaaagttatttgaaaagcacccgcaatcacattaccaaacacactaTTAAACtgttattgatttgaattttaatattatcaacaTGCCTTGGCCTGATTTTTTCTCGGGGGTTAATCGCCAGGTGATATACTTGGGATAAAGACAGTTAACCCGTTTAGTGTTTTTCTGTGGCTAGACCCGCTGTGAAGCCAATGCATTCAGACTCCTTTTGCTGCTGTCTTGCTCATCAAATACCTTGAGTGCCTAGGCAAATCATTCTTAGCAGACCACCACTTGTGtctttctaatttgtttagttGGATTGGCTGCTGATATTCTTACTCCCATTGCTCCGCAAtggatctttttatttatttttatttttctatcatgAATGTTCCGCCATTTTCGAATCTGCCAGTGCAGAAGTCTGGACATCCGTGAACCTTGTGCTAGTTGGTGAAGGGAAGCATTCTATCATGTCTACGAGTCTGGTTGCCTGTCATTCCTTGATTGCTACCACATTAGCAAATGTTGGCCATTGCTATCACGGACTGCATGAATCTTGAAAATTCTAGTAATTTCCAGATTGGCATAAAACTTGAGTTCTGTAATGTCAGCACTTGGTATTCCTTCTCTTAAAAAGTGAACTTGAAATTTCCAGTTCGGCTTGAGTGAGAAGCAATCAGAGGGGTGGATTATTGATGCAGGTTGCTTCATATTTACAAGCTTAACCATCTTGGGGCTCCAATCCCTTTCCAATTCTTGGTGTGGTTTGCAAGTATGAAGGCTTCAAGGACGTTCGATTTTAAATTCAGCTTTCTAATATTTCCAAGAGATTGTAATCAGTAGTGGtccttttttctccttctcGAGGGATTTTTGTTCCTTTGCAGTGGAATAATGTAGTGATGAAGCTATCTGAGATCACTGAACACAAACCAGAGTCTTGCACATTCTCGTTTCTCTAAGCGGTTTCTGACATGACAAAACCGATTTTCAAAGTTCTTTTTCGGATGGGGTTTCGCCCACCAGGAAAAGTGTTCTTACAGAATCTTTTTGTGTCTCGGGTTAGCTGACAATCAGCTGCAAGCTAAACtgagtttgaattttgaaacagTGACTTTATGTGGACGAGTCACAAGCATCCCAACGGCATAATCCTCGGAgagtttctttctttgtatagTATATATCTTCCTCAGCTAGTCTGTGCTTTCGCTTTACTTTTCCTTGCAGTTCTGGGCTGTCCTATAGCCCCCACAAAACGCTTGGTGAATCTTTCTTTGCTTAACCGTACATG of Populus trichocarpa isolate Nisqually-1 chromosome 16, P.trichocarpa_v4.1, whole genome shotgun sequence contains these proteins:
- the LOC7465260 gene encoding probable small nuclear ribonucleoprotein G, translated to MQCPFNRALVLLLSIATNKKKKKKESIKVFVSVMSRSGQPPDLKKYMDKKLQIKLNANRMVVGTLRGFDQFMNLVVDNTVDVNGDEKTDIGMVVIRGNSVVTVEALEPVTRTQ